In the genome of Montipora foliosa isolate CH-2021 chromosome 3, ASM3666993v2, whole genome shotgun sequence, one region contains:
- the LOC137995772 gene encoding uncharacterized protein yields MAYCALIYFVCEISGNITPTLLTSKTRVSPLKVQTIPRLELMSGKIPATLMNTVKNALEGEVRISGVCLWLDSKTALWWIANNGEWKQFVRHRVNEILKVTKKDEWGYCPSEENPADIGSKGERASRLIERDLWWRGPSWLSRPENEWPNSEVSETAQSNEERKLVNVTEIR; encoded by the coding sequence ATGGCCTACTGTGCCCTTATTTATTTTGTGTGTGAAATTTCTGGAAACATCACCCCAACGTTGCTAACATCCAAGACGAGAGTTTCCCCTCTGAAGGTGCAGACGATACCCAGATTGGAATTAATGTCGGGCAAAATTCCTGCTACACTCATGAACACCGTTAAGAACGCCTTGGAAGGAGAAGTCAGAATATCCGGTGTGTGTTTGTGGTTAGACAGCAAAACAGCTCTTTGGTGGATAGCAAACAATGGGGAGTGGAAACAATTTGTCCGCCATCGGGTTAACGAAATCCTCAAAGTCACTAAGAAGGACGAATGGGGGTATTGCCCAAGCGAAGAGAATCCAGCGGACATTGGTTCAAAAGGTGAGAGAGCATCAAGACTGATAGAGCGTGACCTATGGTGGAGAGGTCCTAGTTGGCTGTCCCGACCAGAAAATGAATGGCCAAATTCAGAGGTTAGTGAAACCGCTCAGAGCAACGAAGAGAGAAAACTGGTTAACGTGACTGAAATCAGGTGA
- the LOC137995773 gene encoding uncharacterized protein — MGKLWDFETLGIRGDNKVHEGLKDAIAFNGERYVVSLPWKEGIGPLLRNYDNSMKHLKGQMGRLKDNPDILKTYDAIIREQEENGIIERVVELDAADRVHYLPHHAVIRKDAKTTKKGNEVSLNDCLHVGPALSPLLYDILIRFRERHVALVDDIEKAFLNIVVNERDRDCLRFLWVTSVDSERLDPIAYRFCRVVFGVNCLAFLLNATLQYHLDSFTELDPEFVCIMKRSFYIDVSLPDKRPFRRQVSCTIKRNQDLHRVGLKLRKWLTNSEELRAKLTQHEQRSESSVDGQVRGTDESYAKATIGVKTSSKNEKVIRQSWNCELDLFVFELSDVAERADGLPVTK; from the exons ATGGGAAAACTGTGGGACTTCGAAACCCTTGGAATTCGAGGGGACAACAAAGTTCATGAAGGGTTGAAAGATGCGATCGCCTTCAATGGTGAAAGATATGTAGTGTCCCTTCCGTGGAAAGAAGGAATTGGCCCCCTGCTGAGAAATTATGACAACAGTATGAAACATCTCAAGGGACAGATGGGGAGGCTAAAAGACAATCCTGACATTTTGAAAACCTATGACGCCATCATAAGGGAACAAGAAGAAAATGGAATAATTGAAAGGGTGGTTGAGCTAGATGCAGCTGACAGAGTTCATTACCTTCCACATCACGCCGTCATACGCAAAGATGCAAAAACGACAAAG AAGGGAAACGAGGTGTCCCTAAACGATTGTCTTCATGTCGGACCAGCCTTATCGCCACTGTTGTATGATATTTTGATTCGATTTCGAGAAAGGCACGTTGCGTTAGTCGATGACATAGAGAAGGCATTCCTTAATATCGTGGTGAATGAGCGTGACAGGGATTGTTTGCGTTTCCTGTGGGTGACAAGTGTTGACAGCGAGCGATTAGACCCTATCGCTTACAGATTTTGCCGTGTTGTTTTTGGGGTCAATTGTTTGGCCTTTTTGCTCAATGCGACGCTCCAGTATCATCTGGACTCGTTCACTGAGCTCGATCCAGAGTTTGTGTGTATTATGAAAAGGAGTTTCTACATTGATGTCTCATTACCGGACAAAAGACCATTCAGGAGACAAGTGAGTTGTACGATAAAGCGAAATCAAGACTTGCACAGGGTGGGTTTAAAACTCAGGAAATGGTTGACAAACAGTGAAGAATTAAGAGCCAAATTAACACAACATGAACAGCGTAGCGAGTCAAGTGTTGACGGACAAGTTAGAGGCACCGACGAAAGTTATGCCAAGGCCACAATTGGAGTGAAAACTAGTTCGAAAAATGAGAAGGTCATCCGACAGTCGTGGAATTGCGAACTGGACTTGTTTGTGTTTGAGCTGTCTGATGTGGCGGAAAGAGCCGATGGATTGCCAGTTACGAAATGA
- the LOC137995774 gene encoding uncharacterized protein: protein MGGGRTSIAGLALASSNYEAAIEILKQPFGKKTAIERVHINDLLKAAPVQHDKNTTGLRKLYDTVEVHHRGLQALGVNANTYEGIAVPSVLSKLPETVRLQITRGKNYEQWTMEEMLQELLCELELREEHCMKNEKTERQDMGT, encoded by the coding sequence ATGGGAGGGGGGAGAACATCCATCGCAGGACTGGCCCTCGCATCGTCGAATTATGAGGCTGCCATCGAAATCCTGAAACAACCGTTCGGGAAGAAGACCGCAATAGAGAGAGTGCATATTAATGACTTGCTTAAGGCTGCCCCCGTTCAACATGATAAAAACACTACTGGTCTACGTAAACTCTACGACACGGTTGAGGTACATCATAGAGGCCTTCAAGCCTTGGGAGTAAACGCCAACACCTACGAAGGAATCGCGGTTCCTTCCGTTTTGAGCAAGCTTCCGGAAACCGTTAGATTACAAATCACTAGAGGGAAAAATTACGAGCAGTGGACGATGGAAGAAATGCTGCAGGAGTTGTTGTGCGAACTTGAACTGAGAGAAGAACATTGCATGAAGAATGAGAAGACCGAAAGGCAGGACATGGGAACTTAA
- the LOC137995776 gene encoding zinc finger protein 862-like translates to MWWPVTVYVEGEGLCCSLCKKHATFNPQNKSKIFNKEPCKRFRPEDHLQTTQHKNAVAAEMLQRVSCFQKTLDERERVAEDVLVKVFTAGYWLMKEELPNHKIKSLLQLLEQVGMSDIKHFLHRSQGALREIFLTLGKTVQDTFLSKLKQAAHFGLLVDDLTDISVTEQMISFAQFYNKSGRAVETGFLSINNLLEDSPSANASIITNCIIETMDKFGLDSRKLSSFVSDGASVMTGSRSGVATKLKELNPQLINFHCICHRLALACTDTLSSVSYINSVLKWLSQLWYMFQNSPEKMAVYLKTQAEMMALTLSTEKACSQVSRRLKKACTTRWLSFDASVKAVYADYLALIHTLNSLKDCDATCLGLFTKVKDMKFIGTVYILSEVLPHLSTMSKAFQKGAVDFSQIAPTTEYTKGQLDDAVETKSPINRLKEDLQEDGRLGLLDMNASEHQYRGLENLLCNYVDALKANIDKRFQESLPVVSAWSIFDPLKVPNKDHPGFKLYGKRQVQTIAEHFTSSMPANQKGSAQEEMKTEFAKLKYDMLTWKQDLPEECNPSESPCKVTAIEWCLQRICSLSHFYPKISNVADIMLSTPVSNAWPERGASCVKRVKTRFR, encoded by the coding sequence ATGTGGTGGCCTGTCACTGTGTATGTGGAAGGCGAAGGCCTTTGTTGCTCGCTGTGCAAAAAACATGCCACATTTAACCCCCAAAACAAGTCTAAAATTTTTAACAAGGAACCCTGCAAACGATTTCGCCCTGAAGACCACCTCCAAACTACACAGCACAAAAACGCTGTAGCTGCTGAGATGTTGCAGAGGGTGTCCTGCTTCCAGAAAACGCTAGATGAGCGTGAAAGAGTTGCAGAAGATGTTCTTGTTAAGGTGTTTACAGCTGGGTATTGGCTGATGAAAGAGGAGTTACCAAATCACAAAATAAAATCACTTCTTCAACTGCTTGAACAAGTAGGAATGAGTGATATCAAGCATTTCCTGCACAGATCACAAGGTGCTTTGAGAGAAATATTCCTAACACTGGGAAAAACTGTCCAGGACACCTTTCTCAGCAAGCTCAAACAAGCAGCACACTTTGGTCTTTTAGTTGATGACTTAACAGATATCTCTGTTACGGAACAAATGATATCTTTTGCACAGTTCTATAACAAATCAGGCAGAGCAGTTGAGACTGGTTTCTTGTCTATTAACAACCTTCTGGAAGATTCACCATCGGCAAATGCAAGTATCATCACTAACTGCATTATCGAAACCATGGATAAGTTCGGTTTAGATTCCAGAAAGTTGTCATCATTTGTTTCTGATGGAGCATCTGTTATGACTGGCTCGAGGTCAGGTGTTGCCACTAAGTTGAAAGAGTTGAACCCTCAACTCATAAACTTTCATTGCATTTGCCATAGATTAGCACTAGCTTGCACCGACACCTTGTCAAGTGTGTCTTACATAAATAGTGTCCTGAAATGGTTGTCCCAATTGTGGTATATGTTTCAAAATTCGCCAGAAAAGATGGCTGTGTACCTCAAAACCCAAGCTGAAATGATGGCGCTAACATTGTCAACTGAGAAAGCTTGCAGTCAAGTTTCAAGGCGTCTGAAGAAGGCATGTACCACCAGATGGCTTTCATTTGATGCATCAGTTAAAGCAGTGTATGCAGATTATCTTGCTCTAATTCATACCTTAAACAGTTTAAAAGACTGTGATGCAACCTGTCTGGGTCTGTTTACAAAGGTAAAGGATATGAAGTTCATTGGAACAGTGTACATTCTTTCAGAGGTATTACCACATCTCTCAACCATGAGCAAGGCTTTTCAAAAGGGAGCTGTGGATTTTTCCCAAATTGCACCAACAACTGAATACACTAAAGGGCAGCTTGATGACGCAGTGGAAACAAAGTCCCCCATCAATAGGCTCAAAGAAGATCTTCAGGAGGATGGAAGGTTGGGATTGCTAGACATGAATGCCTCAGAGCACCAGTATCGAGGTTTGGAGAATCTCTTATGCAATTATGTAGATGCTCTAAAGGCCAACATTGATAAGAGGTTTCAGGAAAGTCTGCCTGTGGTATCTGCTTGGTCAATATTTGATCCACTGAAAGTCCCAAACAAGGATCACCCTGGCTTTAAGCTCTATGGTAAACGCCAAGTCCAAACAATAGCTGAGCACTTCACAAGTTCCATGCCTGCTAATCAGAAAGGGTCCGCTCAAGAGGAAATGAAAACAGAGTTTGCAAAATTGAAGTATGACATGCTCACATGGAAACAAGATCTTCCAGAAGAATGCAATCCCTCAGAGTCTCCATGTAAAGTAACCGCTATTGAATGGTGTTTGCAGCGGATTTGCAGTCTCTCCCACTTTTATCCCAAGATCAGTAACGTGGCTGACATAATGCTCTCTACTCCAGTATCAAATGCCTGGCCAGAAAGGGGCGCCAGTTGCGTGAAACGTGTGAAAACAAGGTTTAGGTAA